The following coding sequences lie in one Arthrobacter sp. SLBN-122 genomic window:
- a CDS encoding bifunctional 3'-5' exonuclease/DNA polymerase gives MYLLLAAHPHGAALQELTQAGHAQPANPEPRTVALSGLAGVVCELEARRPGGQPPRWIWQRTQDWYPALLASRVEVERCYDLTLCGNILAFSQFSAHTDYARNTDRMPVEDPVLPPKALQPPRPPADQGALFDNPAAAPASGWTLEEIRAEYAAQQAALAAVGTEENRRNRLQLLLAAESAAAIVAAEMQHAGVPWREDLHEQILASHLGPRPPMGQRPVKLEALAAELRTLLNSPGLNPDSPQDLMRALHRNGIEVKSTRKWELRESSHPAIEPLLEYKKLSRLHTANGWAWLDAWVDGGRFRPEYVVGGVVSGRWASRGGGALQIPRQVRGAVHADPGHKLIVADASQLEPRVLAALAQDSSMAEAARDQDLYAGIAAKGFGGDRAKAKMALLGAMYGATSGEAGRLMPQLTRIYPRAVDFVERAARTGESGGTVTTRLGRSSPPPSGQWFLSQRSATAEEHRRAESIARSRGRFTRNYVVQGSAADWAACWLAELRRRLRALRTAGTGGSGGGVRAELAFFLHDEVMVHAPADGVGACITAIEESAKAAKELLFGPIPVEFPVSMAVVDSYDLAK, from the coding sequence ATGTACCTGCTGCTCGCCGCCCACCCCCACGGCGCGGCACTCCAGGAACTGACGCAGGCGGGCCACGCCCAGCCAGCCAACCCTGAACCCCGCACCGTGGCACTCAGCGGCCTTGCCGGCGTCGTGTGCGAGCTGGAAGCCCGGCGCCCCGGCGGCCAGCCGCCGCGCTGGATCTGGCAGCGGACCCAGGACTGGTACCCGGCGCTGCTCGCATCCCGGGTGGAGGTGGAACGCTGCTATGACCTCACCCTTTGCGGCAACATCCTGGCCTTCTCCCAGTTCAGCGCCCACACTGACTATGCCCGGAACACGGACAGGATGCCGGTGGAGGATCCCGTGCTTCCGCCAAAGGCGCTGCAGCCACCGCGTCCCCCTGCGGACCAGGGGGCCCTGTTCGACAACCCCGCCGCGGCACCGGCATCCGGCTGGACGCTTGAGGAGATCCGGGCTGAATACGCGGCCCAGCAGGCCGCGCTGGCCGCCGTGGGCACGGAGGAAAACCGTCGGAACCGCCTCCAGCTGCTGCTCGCGGCGGAGTCCGCGGCCGCCATCGTGGCCGCGGAGATGCAGCACGCCGGCGTCCCGTGGCGCGAAGACCTGCACGAACAGATCCTGGCCAGCCATCTGGGTCCCCGCCCGCCGATGGGCCAACGCCCGGTAAAGCTGGAGGCGCTGGCGGCGGAGCTGCGCACCCTGCTCAACTCACCCGGGCTGAACCCGGATTCCCCGCAGGACCTGATGCGTGCCCTGCACCGCAACGGGATCGAGGTCAAAAGCACCCGGAAGTGGGAGCTCAGGGAGTCCAGCCATCCAGCCATCGAGCCGCTGCTGGAGTACAAGAAGCTTTCCCGCCTCCATACCGCCAACGGCTGGGCCTGGCTGGATGCCTGGGTGGACGGCGGGAGGTTCCGCCCGGAGTACGTGGTGGGCGGCGTGGTGTCGGGGCGCTGGGCTTCCCGTGGCGGCGGCGCGCTGCAGATCCCCCGCCAGGTCCGCGGCGCGGTGCACGCCGACCCCGGCCACAAGCTCATCGTGGCTGATGCCTCTCAGCTGGAACCGCGCGTTTTGGCTGCGCTCGCGCAGGACTCGTCAATGGCTGAGGCGGCGCGCGACCAGGACCTGTATGCCGGGATTGCCGCCAAGGGCTTTGGCGGGGACCGGGCCAAGGCGAAGATGGCGCTGCTGGGGGCCATGTACGGGGCCACGTCCGGCGAGGCGGGCCGGCTTATGCCGCAGTTGACCCGCATCTATCCGCGCGCCGTGGACTTTGTGGAACGCGCGGCACGGACTGGTGAGTCGGGCGGGACGGTGACCACCAGGCTGGGCCGCAGCAGCCCTCCGCCGTCCGGGCAGTGGTTCCTGAGCCAGCGCTCGGCCACGGCGGAGGAGCATCGGCGGGCAGAGTCGATCGCCCGGTCCCGCGGGCGCTTCACCCGGAACTACGTGGTCCAGGGCTCGGCAGCGGACTGGGCGGCCTGCTGGCTTGCAGAATTACGACGGCGGCTGCGTGCCTTGCGGACGGCAGGAACCGGTGGCAGCGGCGGGGGTGTCCGGGCCGAGCTTGCCTTCTTCCTGCACGATGAGGTGATGGTGCACGCGCCGGCAGACGGCGTCGGCGCCTGCATCACGGCCATCGAGGAATCAGCGAAGGCGGCGAAGGAACTGCTGTTCGGCCCTATCCCTGTGGAGTTCCCGGTGAGCATGGCCGTCGTCGACTCCTACGACCTCGCCAAATAG